A window of Dorea formicigenerans contains these coding sequences:
- a CDS encoding homoserine dehydrogenase, whose protein sequence is MSKPHKIKIGLLGLGTVGSGVYKLIEKQKEEFCKKAGADVEIVKILVHNMEKKREGVDPSLLTDNWRDIIDNDEIQLVIEVMGGIEPARTMILDALNAGKNVVSANKDLIAEHGKELLDAAEEHGVDFLFEAAVAGGIPIIRPLKQCLAANEIDEVIGIMNGTTNYILTKMFEDNMDFDEALAKATELGYAEADPTADIEGLDAGRKAAILASIAFHSRVVFKDVYTEGITKISSRDIAYAKEFGNVIKLLGVAHNTEDGIEVGVYPMMISQNHPLASVRDSFNAVFVHGDAVGDVMFYGRGAGEFPTASAVVGDVIDVVRDTQYHCTGRISCTCYRTTPVKNFKNVKNKFFLRMQVENKPGVLASIAMVFGVHKVSITKVMQKEQCENSDVAELVIVTEAVKESQMLDSLEHLKDMETIREVSSVIREY, encoded by the coding sequence ATGAGCAAACCGCACAAGATAAAAATCGGACTTTTAGGACTGGGAACAGTTGGAAGTGGGGTATATAAGTTAATTGAAAAGCAAAAAGAGGAGTTTTGTAAAAAGGCAGGAGCAGATGTTGAGATTGTAAAGATTCTTGTACACAATATGGAGAAAAAGCGTGAAGGTGTGGATCCATCTCTTCTTACCGATAACTGGAGAGATATTATTGATAATGATGAGATCCAACTCGTAATTGAGGTGATGGGTGGAATTGAGCCGGCAAGAACCATGATTCTGGATGCTTTAAATGCAGGGAAAAATGTTGTGTCTGCTAATAAAGATCTGATTGCTGAGCACGGAAAAGAACTTCTGGATGCAGCAGAAGAGCATGGTGTGGATTTTCTGTTTGAGGCTGCAGTAGCCGGAGGAATCCCGATCATCCGTCCGTTAAAGCAATGCCTGGCGGCAAATGAGATTGATGAAGTCATTGGAATCATGAATGGTACAACAAACTATATCCTGACAAAGATGTTTGAAGACAATATGGATTTTGATGAAGCATTGGCAAAAGCGACAGAGCTTGGATATGCAGAGGCGGACCCGACAGCAGATATTGAAGGATTAGATGCCGGACGTAAAGCAGCAATTCTGGCTTCCATCGCATTTCATTCCAGAGTTGTGTTCAAGGATGTATATACAGAGGGAATTACAAAGATTTCTTCAAGAGACATAGCATATGCAAAAGAATTTGGCAATGTTATCAAATTACTTGGCGTGGCTCATAATACAGAAGATGGAATTGAAGTGGGTGTTTATCCAATGATGATTTCGCAGAATCACCCACTGGCATCTGTCAGAGATTCTTTCAATGCCGTATTTGTGCATGGAGATGCAGTTGGAGATGTAATGTTCTATGGACGTGGTGCTGGAGAGTTCCCGACTGCCAGTGCAGTTGTCGGAGATGTGATCGACGTAGTGCGTGACACGCAGTATCATTGTACCGGAAGAATCAGTTGTACCTGTTATCGGACAACACCAGTCAAGAATTTTAAGAATGTGAAAAATAAATTTTTCCTCCGTATGCAGGTGGAGAATAAACCTGGAGTTCTGGCTTCCATTGCCATGGTATTTGGTGTTCACAAGGTCAGCATTACAAAAGTCATGCAGAAGGAACAGTGCGAGAACTCTGATGTAGCTGAACTTGTTATTGTAACAGAGGCTGTCAAAGAAAGCCAGATGCTGGATTCTCTGGAGCATCTCAAAGATATGGAGACAATTCGCGAAGTCAGCAGTGTCATTCGTGAATATTAG
- a CDS encoding DUF3793 family protein: protein MSKEVVSYMLSGMDNMKSLQVQLILQCAPFLKGIKIACILNITEENSRELYEILEGTGIKFKILTRNHGKCLVFLYRRESFSRYLKRTDVRGFLGSYGYEDVEPEKMLERLSKRVCQYSDGEICFPHEIGAFLDYPIDDVKCFIEKDGKDSLFSGYWKVYNNPGRAKMIFWAYDKAKTSAVNEYLIGKSIRDIAYVAAC, encoded by the coding sequence ATGTCAAAGGAAGTAGTGTCTTATATGTTATCTGGTATGGATAATATGAAAAGTCTGCAGGTTCAGTTAATTCTGCAGTGTGCGCCGTTTCTGAAAGGAATCAAGATTGCCTGTATTTTGAATATTACGGAAGAAAACAGTAGAGAGCTTTATGAAATCCTGGAAGGAACAGGGATCAAATTTAAAATTCTGACAAGAAATCATGGAAAATGTCTTGTATTTTTGTACCGGCGCGAGTCGTTTTCCAGATATTTGAAACGGACAGATGTCAGGGGATTTTTAGGTTCCTATGGATATGAGGACGTGGAACCGGAGAAGATGCTGGAACGTCTCTCGAAACGTGTCTGTCAGTATTCAGATGGAGAAATCTGTTTTCCGCATGAGATAGGAGCATTTTTAGATTATCCGATCGATGATGTAAAATGTTTCATTGAAAAAGACGGAAAAGACAGTCTGTTTTCCGGATACTGGAAAGTCTATAACAATCCAGGGAGAGCAAAAATGATTTTCTGGGCGTATGATAAGGCAAAGACCAGTGCGGTAAATGAATATCTGATTGGAAAGAGCATTCGAGATATTGCATATGTGGCAGCGTGTTAA
- the hisS gene encoding histidine--tRNA ligase, which translates to MAMALKKKPVTGMKDVMPAEMEIRDYLIGLIKDTYKTFGFQSMETPCVEHIENLCSKQGGDNEKLIFKILKRGEKLKIDEAKEENDLVDGGLRYDLTVPLARYYSNHANELPSPFKALQIGSVWRADRPQKGRFRQFVQCDIDILGEASNLAEIELILATTAMLGKLDFKNFTVCINDRNILKSMAAYSGFKEEDYDEVFIVLDKMDKIGPEGVEAELIEMGYTSESVKTYLSLFDEVASDVSGVRYLKEKLGDYLSDETADGLELIMSSVEAAKECDFKLQFTPTLVRGQSYYTGTIFEVTMDDFGGSVAGGGRYDKMIGKFTGQDTPACGFSIGFERIVMLLLENGYKVPGGRQKKAYLLEKKLPKEAMLKVLALAKADREAGRQVLIVNMKKNKKFQKEQLIEDGYTEIADCYADSVDRL; encoded by the coding sequence ATGGCTATGGCGTTAAAGAAGAAACCAGTAACCGGTATGAAAGATGTAATGCCGGCAGAGATGGAAATCCGGGATTACCTGATCGGCCTGATTAAAGACACCTATAAAACATTTGGATTCCAATCTATGGAAACTCCATGTGTTGAGCATATCGAGAACCTGTGCAGCAAGCAGGGGGGAGATAACGAAAAACTGATCTTCAAGATTTTGAAACGTGGAGAAAAGTTAAAAATTGACGAGGCAAAAGAGGAAAATGATCTTGTGGATGGAGGACTTCGGTATGACCTGACAGTTCCGCTTGCAAGATATTATTCTAATCATGCAAATGAGCTGCCGTCTCCTTTTAAAGCACTTCAGATTGGAAGTGTGTGGAGAGCAGACCGTCCGCAGAAAGGACGTTTCCGCCAGTTCGTACAGTGCGATATCGATATATTAGGAGAGGCTTCTAATCTAGCCGAAATCGAGCTGATCCTTGCTACAACGGCGATGCTTGGGAAACTGGACTTTAAGAATTTTACTGTATGTATTAATGACCGTAATATATTGAAATCTATGGCTGCTTACAGTGGTTTTAAAGAGGAAGACTATGATGAAGTCTTCATTGTTCTGGATAAGATGGATAAGATCGGACCGGAAGGTGTCGAGGCAGAGCTTATTGAGATGGGATATACCAGTGAAAGTGTTAAGACCTACCTTTCTCTTTTTGATGAGGTTGCTTCTGATGTATCCGGAGTCCGTTACCTGAAAGAAAAGCTTGGAGATTATCTGAGTGATGAGACAGCTGACGGTCTGGAATTGATTATGTCAAGTGTAGAAGCTGCAAAAGAGTGTGATTTTAAACTTCAGTTCACACCAACCCTCGTAAGAGGACAGTCCTACTATACCGGAACAATTTTTGAGGTAACTATGGACGACTTTGGCGGTTCTGTTGCCGGAGGCGGACGTTATGATAAGATGATCGGCAAGTTTACAGGGCAGGATACACCGGCATGCGGATTTTCTATTGGATTTGAGAGAATTGTCATGCTACTTCTGGAAAATGGATATAAAGTTCCGGGAGGACGCCAGAAAAAGGCATATCTTCTGGAGAAGAAGCTTCCAAAAGAGGCCATGTTGAAGGTTCTTGCTCTTGCAAAAGCTGACCGGGAGGCAGGACGACAGGTGCTGATCGTCAATATGAAGAAGAATAAGAAGTTTCAGAAAGAGCAGCTAATAGAAGATGGATATACAGAAATTGCAGACTGTTATGCAGATTCCGTAGACAGGCTGTAG
- a CDS encoding flavodoxin yields the protein MSISVVYWSGTGNTQAMAEAIGEGIESAGAQANVISVDQASVDALAEEDVFALGCSAMGAEELEESEMEPFVAELEGKVSGKKILLFGSYGWGDGEWMRSWVERMTAAGAKMAEPEGVIANETPGSDDLDACKAAGAKLVD from the coding sequence ATGAGTATTTCAGTAGTATATTGGAGCGGAACAGGTAACACACAGGCAATGGCAGAGGCAATTGGAGAAGGAATTGAAAGTGCAGGAGCACAGGCAAATGTAATCTCTGTAGATCAGGCAAGTGTAGATGCGCTGGCAGAAGAAGATGTATTTGCCCTTGGCTGCTCTGCTATGGGAGCTGAGGAGTTAGAAGAGTCTGAGATGGAGCCATTTGTAGCTGAGCTTGAAGGAAAAGTAAGTGGAAAGAAGATTTTGTTATTCGGATCCTATGGTTGGGGAGACGGAGAATGGATGAGAAGCTGGGTAGAACGTATGACGGCAGCCGGAGCCAAGATGGCAGAACCAGAAGGCGTAATCGCAAATGAGACACCGGGAAGTGATGATTTGGATGCATGCAAGGCGGCAGGAGCAAAACTTGTTGATTAA
- a CDS encoding MATE family efflux transporter, with protein MEESVKVNPLATEKVERLILKFSIPAIISMLVSSLYNIVDQIFIGQGVGLLGNAATNIAFPITIICTATALLLGIGSASNFNLSSGAGEQECACRYAGTGLVMLMLCGVTIAVIVLLFLDPLLHVFGVTKDVLPYAQDYTGITAFGIPFLILTTGGNHLIRADRSPTYSMTCMLTGAIINTILDPLFIFGFHWGIKGAAWATVIGQIASGCLVIVYFVRFKKMGLTVEMLKPRGMYIKGILTLGMASCINQIAMAIVQIVLNNTLRYYGSLSVYGSDIPLACVGVIAKVNMVFMAICIGLAQGCQPIWGFNYGAGNYVRVRHTYKRSMQIALAVGGICFVCFQVFPRQIVSIFGNGSEEYFRFAERYFRIYMFMTFVNGIHPVCSQFFTAIGKATKGAVVSLTRQILFLLPLIIIFPIFIGIDGVMYAGPIADGTAAVVAIVLARSEIKKMS; from the coding sequence TTGGAAGAAAGTGTAAAGGTCAATCCGCTTGCAACAGAGAAGGTCGAGCGGTTGATATTAAAATTCTCCATCCCGGCAATCATCAGTATGCTGGTCAGCTCGCTTTATAATATTGTAGACCAGATATTTATTGGACAAGGTGTAGGACTTCTTGGAAATGCAGCGACTAATATCGCATTTCCAATTACGATTATTTGTACTGCAACGGCATTGCTTCTTGGGATTGGAAGTGCTTCAAATTTTAATCTGTCCTCGGGGGCAGGAGAGCAGGAATGTGCGTGCAGGTATGCAGGGACAGGACTTGTAATGCTGATGCTTTGCGGTGTGACGATCGCGGTCATCGTATTATTGTTCTTAGATCCGCTGCTTCATGTATTCGGTGTTACAAAAGACGTCCTGCCTTATGCACAGGATTATACAGGGATTACAGCATTTGGAATTCCTTTTCTGATTCTGACGACAGGGGGGAATCATCTGATCCGTGCAGACAGAAGCCCGACTTATTCTATGACTTGTATGCTTACGGGGGCAATCATCAATACGATTCTGGATCCACTGTTTATTTTTGGATTCCATTGGGGAATTAAAGGAGCTGCATGGGCAACTGTAATCGGTCAGATCGCGTCTGGGTGTCTGGTAATTGTGTATTTTGTACGTTTTAAAAAGATGGGACTGACAGTGGAGATGCTAAAGCCCCGTGGAATGTATATCAAAGGCATTCTCACACTTGGTATGGCTTCATGCATCAATCAGATAGCTATGGCAATCGTGCAGATCGTGTTAAATAATACATTGAGATATTATGGTTCTCTTTCTGTATATGGATCAGATATTCCACTGGCGTGTGTCGGTGTAATTGCAAAAGTCAATATGGTGTTTATGGCAATCTGTATCGGTCTTGCCCAGGGATGCCAGCCAATCTGGGGTTTTAATTATGGAGCAGGCAATTATGTGAGAGTCAGACACACATATAAGCGATCCATGCAGATAGCGCTTGCGGTCGGCGGTATCTGTTTTGTGTGCTTTCAAGTATTTCCAAGACAGATCGTCAGTATTTTCGGAAATGGAAGCGAAGAATATTTCCGGTTTGCAGAGAGGTATTTCCGCATTTATATGTTTATGACGTTTGTAAATGGAATCCACCCGGTCTGCTCACAGTTTTTCACTGCAATCGGAAAAGCTACAAAGGGAGCAGTTGTGTCTCTGACGAGACAGATATTATTTCTTTTGCCACTCATTATTATATTCCCGATATTTATCGGAATTGATGGTGTAATGTATGCAGGTCCGATTGCGGACGGAACGGCAGCAGTAGTTGCAATTGTGCTTGCGAGAAGTGAGATAAAAAAGATGAGCTGA
- the aspS gene encoding aspartate--tRNA ligase produces MAESMQGLKRTHRCGELSAANVGETATIMGWVQKNRNKGGLVFVDVRDRSGIIQVVFDEGSVDAALIEKAAKLRSEYVVAVVGKVAKRSGAVNENIATGEIEIIPEELRVLSESETPPFQIEENSKTKEEVRLKYRYLDLRRPDMQRNLMMRSKVATLARQFMANEGFLEIETPVLIGSTPEGARDYLVPSRVHQGHFYALPQSPQLFKQLLMCSGYDRYFQIAKCFRDEDLRADRQPEFTQMDMELSFVDVDDVIDVNERFLAMLFKEVLGVEVPLPIPRMTWQEAMDRYGSDKPDTRFGMELVNVTDVVKDSEFVVFKGAIENGGTVRGINAKGQGGMARKKIDKLVDYAKDYGAKGLAYIAIHEDGTVKSSFAKFMTEDEQKNLIQAMDGENGDLLLFAADKNKVVWDVLGALRLELARQMDLLDKNEYKFMWITEFPLLEWSEEQNRFTAMHHPFTMPMEEDLQYIDSDPGRVRAKAYDITLNGNEIGGGSVRIFNPEIQSKMFEVLGFTPEQAQEQFGFLLTAFKYGVPPHAGLAYGLDRLVMLMAKQDSIRDVIAFPKVKDASDLMTEAPTKVDQKQLDELGLEVVAEEE; encoded by the coding sequence ATGGCAGAGTCAATGCAGGGCTTAAAGAGAACCCACAGATGTGGGGAACTGTCAGCAGCTAACGTAGGCGAGACAGCGACCATTATGGGCTGGGTACAGAAAAATCGTAATAAAGGAGGTCTCGTATTTGTAGATGTAAGAGACCGTTCCGGAATTATCCAGGTTGTATTTGATGAAGGAAGTGTAGATGCAGCACTGATCGAGAAGGCTGCAAAGCTTCGCAGTGAATATGTTGTTGCAGTTGTAGGAAAAGTTGCAAAACGATCTGGTGCAGTCAATGAGAACATTGCAACAGGTGAAATTGAGATTATCCCAGAGGAGCTTCGTGTACTTTCTGAGTCAGAGACACCTCCGTTCCAGATTGAGGAGAATTCTAAGACAAAAGAAGAAGTCCGTCTGAAATACAGATATCTGGATCTTAGAAGACCGGATATGCAGCGCAATCTGATGATGAGAAGCAAGGTGGCTACACTTGCACGTCAGTTTATGGCAAATGAAGGATTCCTTGAGATTGAGACACCGGTACTCATCGGAAGTACACCGGAGGGAGCAAGAGATTACCTTGTACCAAGCCGCGTTCATCAGGGACATTTTTATGCACTTCCACAGTCACCACAGCTATTTAAGCAGCTTTTAATGTGTTCTGGTTATGACAGATATTTCCAGATTGCAAAATGTTTCCGTGACGAGGATCTTCGAGCAGACCGTCAGCCAGAGTTCACACAGATGGATATGGAGCTGTCTTTCGTAGATGTTGATGATGTCATTGATGTCAATGAAAGATTCCTTGCGATGCTGTTTAAAGAAGTTCTTGGTGTGGAAGTTCCGCTTCCGATTCCGAGAATGACATGGCAGGAGGCTATGGATCGTTACGGTTCCGATAAACCGGATACAAGATTCGGCATGGAGCTTGTCAATGTGACAGATGTCGTAAAAGACAGCGAGTTTGTTGTATTTAAGGGTGCTATTGAGAATGGTGGTACTGTTCGTGGTATCAACGCAAAAGGCCAGGGAGGAATGGCACGTAAGAAGATTGACAAGCTGGTTGATTATGCAAAGGATTACGGTGCAAAAGGACTGGCTTACATTGCAATCCATGAAGATGGAACTGTAAAATCGTCTTTCGCAAAATTCATGACAGAGGATGAGCAGAAGAACTTGATTCAGGCTATGGACGGTGAGAATGGTGATCTGCTTCTCTTTGCAGCAGATAAGAATAAAGTTGTATGGGATGTATTAGGTGCGCTTCGTCTGGAACTTGCACGCCAGATGGATCTTTTAGATAAGAATGAGTACAAATTTATGTGGATCACAGAGTTCCCGCTTCTTGAGTGGAGTGAAGAACAGAACCGTTTCACAGCAATGCATCACCCATTTACAATGCCAATGGAAGAAGATCTTCAGTATATCGACAGTGATCCGGGAAGAGTCCGTGCAAAAGCATACGATATTACTCTGAATGGAAATGAGATTGGTGGAGGAAGTGTGCGAATCTTTAACCCTGAGATCCAGAGCAAGATGTTCGAGGTGCTTGGATTTACACCAGAGCAGGCACAGGAGCAGTTCGGATTCCTCCTGACAGCATTCAAGTATGGAGTACCGCCACACGCAGGACTTGCATATGGACTGGATCGTCTTGTTATGCTCATGGCAAAACAGGATAGCATTCGTGACGTGATAGCATTCCCGAAGGTAAAAGATGCTTCAGATCTTATGACAGAGGCTCCGACAAAAGTTGACCAGAAACAGCTCGATGAATTGGGACTTGAAGTAGTAGCTGAGGAAGAATAA
- a CDS encoding CorA family divalent cation transporter produces the protein MEAYTLDWQKGQLIQDRMQEANYKRISDKKIDDTMKVQIMNLKEYEQIKEYIPHKKNLLYSMNHVRYCKVDSFHDCVQGIMRVPDLKNHEMFVFGFCMYKQTLYFVEETNQIQLLMEHVKNDVYKNCRLHEVLLMILNYLIDDDVYRMQKIEEQLEKIEENVIGHVQKHLDERIMKYRKHFSELMVSYDQMTNMGEHMQLYMNRNEIQDEEMGWERYVHRTERLHQYAAEMKEYTQQIREIYQTQITLQQNRVMNFLTVVTTIFMPLTLITGWYGMNFYNMQELHWQYGYICVIIISIVVIIAECIYFKKKKML, from the coding sequence ATGGAAGCATACACTCTGGATTGGCAAAAAGGACAGCTTATTCAGGATAGGATGCAAGAAGCAAATTACAAGAGGATAAGTGATAAAAAAATAGATGATACTATGAAGGTTCAGATTATGAATCTGAAAGAATACGAACAGATTAAGGAATATATTCCACATAAGAAGAATCTTCTATACAGTATGAATCATGTCAGGTACTGTAAAGTAGATTCGTTTCATGATTGTGTACAGGGAATTATGCGGGTGCCAGATTTGAAAAATCATGAAATGTTCGTATTTGGCTTTTGCATGTATAAGCAGACTCTTTATTTTGTGGAGGAAACAAATCAGATTCAACTTCTTATGGAACATGTGAAGAATGATGTCTATAAAAACTGCAGACTTCATGAAGTTTTGCTTATGATCTTAAACTATCTGATTGATGATGATGTGTACAGAATGCAGAAGATTGAAGAACAACTGGAGAAAATCGAAGAAAATGTAATTGGACATGTCCAGAAACATCTGGATGAAAGAATTATGAAGTATCGGAAACATTTTTCGGAACTGATGGTTTCTTATGATCAGATGACCAATATGGGTGAGCATATGCAGCTTTATATGAACAGAAATGAAATCCAGGATGAAGAAATGGGTTGGGAGCGTTATGTTCATAGAACTGAGCGTTTGCATCAGTATGCCGCGGAGATGAAAGAGTATACTCAGCAGATCCGTGAAATTTATCAGACCCAGATTACCTTGCAGCAAAATAGAGTTATGAATTTTCTGACAGTAGTGACGACAATATTTATGCCATTGACATTGATTACCGGGTGGTATGGAATGAACTTTTATAATATGCAAGAACTTCACTGGCAATATGGATATATTTGTGTCATCATAATATCAATCGTAGTAATTATTGCGGAATGTATTTACTTTAAAAAGAAAAAAATGTTATAA
- a CDS encoding DUF2325 domain-containing protein, whose amino-acid sequence MSVVIIGGNERMEQQYKQICKKHKCKAKVFTRMSGNLKTQIGQPDLIILFTSTVAHKMVHCALKEAERYNIRVERAHSSSASALENVLQGCC is encoded by the coding sequence ATGAGTGTAGTAATCATTGGCGGCAATGAAAGAATGGAACAGCAGTACAAGCAGATCTGTAAAAAGCATAAATGTAAAGCAAAAGTATTCACGAGAATGTCCGGTAATCTGAAGACACAGATCGGACAGCCAGATCTGATCATCTTATTCACATCAACTGTGGCACATAAAATGGTACATTGTGCATTGAAAGAAGCAGAGCGTTACAATATCCGCGTGGAGCGTGCACATTCCAGTAGCGCAAGTGCATTGGAAAATGTACTTCAGGGCTGCTGTTAA
- a CDS encoding MBL fold metallo-hydrolase has product MKIEKFPLGILGANCYLLINEETKDTVVVDPGGHSKKFTAYIEEEKLNLVAILLTHGHFDHIMGIDSILENWNIPVYVEEEDLPIMTDPELNLSSSYTNGYSFDGAKPLKDGQKLELAGETIEVIHTPGHTMGGCCYYLPVEHAVFSGDTLFQRSVGRTDFPNSSQDAIVRSVRERLFALPDDTIVYPGHMGETKIEYEKLHNPYVQEG; this is encoded by the coding sequence ATGAAGATAGAGAAATTTCCCCTTGGGATTTTGGGGGCAAATTGTTACCTTTTGATAAATGAAGAGACAAAGGATACAGTTGTAGTGGATCCAGGTGGACATTCTAAGAAGTTTACAGCATACATTGAGGAAGAAAAACTTAACCTTGTGGCAATTCTTCTGACTCATGGACATTTCGATCATATTATGGGAATTGATTCTATTCTGGAAAACTGGAATATTCCGGTCTATGTAGAGGAAGAGGATCTTCCGATTATGACGGATCCAGAGCTGAATCTGTCTTCGTCTTACACGAACGGCTATTCCTTTGATGGTGCAAAACCGTTAAAAGACGGACAAAAACTGGAACTGGCAGGTGAGACGATAGAAGTCATTCATACACCGGGACATACGATGGGCGGCTGTTGCTATTATCTGCCTGTAGAACATGCGGTATTTAGTGGAGATACTTTATTCCAGCGTTCTGTCGGACGTACGGATTTTCCGAACAGCAGTCAGGATGCAATCGTACGATCTGTAAGAGAACGACTGTTCGCACTTCCGGATGATACGATTGTTTATCCGGGACATATGGGTGAGACAAAGATAGAGTATGAGAAGCTTCACAACCCATATGTACAGGAGGGCTAA
- the hemZ gene encoding coproporphyrinogen dehydrogenase HemZ has translation MIRVICNQETFVYNAYHMVKAFYPSETVTSSVDEKASNYVTVEFAEDGTDGQKEAMIEIADRQTNDMPAEKSAMKKYLDRMLYKKLSEQSGRTLAWGILMGVRPTKIAMRKLEEGMTQETFVPWFQKENLVSEEKAHLAWQIAGREKKLLDQLDYENGYSLYVGIPFCPTVCSYCSFSSGALGDWEHRVEDYLAALMKELEAIAKISEGRKADTIYMGGGTPTTLNADQLDRLLTCIDRHFVREGLLEFTVEAGRPDSITKEKLQVLRNHGINRISINPQSMQQKTLDTIGRKHTVEQVYEAFHMARKLGFDNINMDIIAGLPGETPEDMEDTLRQIALLGPDNLTVHSLAIKRAAKMGQEEREGKRLTIIQDEIGTMVEMAGNKARQMGLFPYYLYRQKNIAGNFENVGYAKVDKAGIYNILIMEEKQSIIAAGAGASTKIVLKEPVINPESKKKKKTSLIRQENVKAIDAYISRVDEMIERKGEWLWR, from the coding sequence ATGATCCGGGTTATATGCAATCAGGAGACATTTGTGTATAATGCATATCATATGGTGAAGGCTTTTTATCCATCGGAGACAGTTACGTCTTCGGTGGACGAAAAAGCCTCTAATTATGTAACTGTGGAATTTGCAGAAGATGGTACAGACGGGCAGAAAGAGGCGATGATTGAAATTGCAGACAGGCAGACAAATGACATGCCAGCGGAGAAATCTGCAATGAAAAAATATCTCGACCGGATGTTATACAAAAAGTTGTCAGAGCAAAGTGGCAGAACTCTTGCATGGGGAATCCTGATGGGAGTACGACCGACTAAAATTGCTATGAGAAAACTGGAAGAAGGTATGACACAGGAGACGTTTGTTCCATGGTTCCAGAAGGAGAATCTGGTGAGTGAAGAAAAAGCACATCTTGCATGGCAGATTGCAGGGAGAGAAAAAAAGCTTCTGGATCAGTTGGATTATGAAAATGGCTATAGTCTTTATGTGGGAATCCCGTTCTGCCCAACGGTTTGCAGTTACTGTTCGTTTAGTTCGGGTGCCTTAGGTGACTGGGAGCACCGGGTAGAAGACTATCTGGCTGCACTTATGAAGGAACTGGAAGCAATTGCGAAAATATCTGAAGGAAGAAAAGCTGACACCATTTACATGGGCGGTGGAACACCGACAACTTTGAATGCGGATCAGTTAGACCGGCTGCTTACATGCATTGATAGACATTTTGTAAGGGAAGGACTTCTGGAGTTTACGGTGGAAGCCGGACGACCGGACAGTATTACGAAAGAGAAACTTCAGGTGCTTCGAAATCACGGTATTAATCGAATTTCTATCAATCCTCAGAGCATGCAGCAGAAGACCTTGGATACAATTGGACGTAAGCATACTGTAGAACAAGTGTATGAAGCATTTCATATGGCGAGAAAGCTGGGATTTGATAATATCAATATGGATATTATTGCAGGACTTCCGGGAGAGACACCGGAGGATATGGAGGACACTCTAAGACAGATTGCGTTACTTGGACCTGATAATCTGACGGTACATTCCCTTGCAATTAAACGTGCAGCTAAAATGGGCCAGGAAGAGAGAGAAGGGAAACGATTAACGATCATACAAGATGAAATAGGTACGATGGTAGAGATGGCAGGAAATAAAGCCCGACAGATGGGACTTTTTCCGTATTATCTGTATCGTCAGAAGAATATTGCCGGAAATTTTGAAAATGTGGGCTATGCAAAGGTTGACAAAGCAGGAATATACAATATACTAATTATGGAGGAAAAGCAATCCATTATTGCAGCAGGTGCAGGTGCGTCTACAAAAATCGTACTGAAAGAACCTGTCATAAATCCTGAAAGCAAAAAGAAGAAAAAAACCAGTCTGATCCGGCAGGAGAATGTAAAAGCAATCGATGCTTACATCAGCCGGGTGGACGAGATGATAGAACGAAAAGGAGAATGGCTATGGCGTTAA
- a CDS encoding MarR family winged helix-turn-helix transcriptional regulator has product MQKKRTIGFMFKQINNVYEKEFNNRLRTLGITASQCAVLDYLFDCEKEEVTQRDIEKGLNLRNPTVTGLLKRLDEKGYILSVPSNTDKRCKNIYLTEKAYDIQRRMENQRRKLDKMLTIGMNKKEIEALEKMLNKVLYNIAEP; this is encoded by the coding sequence ATGCAAAAGAAGAGAACGATAGGATTTATGTTCAAGCAGATAAATAATGTGTATGAGAAGGAATTTAATAACCGGCTGCGTACGCTTGGCATTACCGCATCACAGTGTGCAGTACTGGATTATCTGTTCGACTGTGAGAAAGAAGAAGTGACACAGAGGGACATTGAAAAAGGATTGAATCTCAGAAATCCTACCGTGACCGGTCTGCTGAAACGGCTGGACGAAAAGGGATATATCTTATCAGTTCCAAGTAATACGGATAAGCGCTGCAAGAACATTTACCTGACGGAGAAAGCTTACGATATCCAGAGACGCATGGAGAATCAGAGACGGAAGCTGGATAAGATGCTGACAATCGGAATGAATAAAAAAGAAATTGAGGCTTTGGAGAAGATGCTGAACAAAGTATTGTATAATATTGCAGAGCCGTAG